The DNA window ATTTTACTTTACTAAATATAAGGTAGGATGAGAGTAGATGAATttatcaaacaaacaaaaagaaaataaagatttTCAATTATAGTGTACAATTGATAATATGTGGACCAAAATTATTCGATTAAAAGATTATTCAAAGAAGGATTTAGAGTAATTATTATATTAGTATTTTCTGATAtcatatatatgaaataaaaaagaatcagaaagataaaaaaaaattaaaaatatatttgtgaTCCAAGTAATTATTTTTGACAAATAGTAGCCATTCCATACATATACTCACTTGAGAAAAATCTATTGCTATTTGGAATAATTGCATTTGTAGTTAATGAGGTAGTATAAGAATAGTCAGATTTAAATTAAAAAACTGAAACAATAAAAGGTGCTGTTCTAAGTAAATCCTTTTGgaagaacccaaaaaaaaaaatttttttattgaacTCCAAGCAGCAGTCTGATTCCTTTCCTACTGCATTGACAGCAACCACATCAAGTCGTCAACAAACACCCGCCAAATTAGCCAAAACGCTGCAGGGTCAAACTATCAAAGTCCACTATTTTCTATGTTATTCTTGCAATCAAAAGTCTTCTCTCGTTGTCTGATACGTCCCACAAGTTCTCTCCAGTCCaaatttccattttcttcatcgATCAATTCGATGAAGGATACTCTAattcccaaaaaactcactaaACCCATCAAGAAAAGCACCCAGAAAACCACCACCGCCACCAGTatcataaaaagaaaatttaagacGATAGCAAAAGTCAATCCCAGGGCTAACCCCAGTTCAACAATCCCAGAATCTGACTTTcgagatgatgatgatgataatgatTTAAATCCCAGTTCTTCGTTGTCTACATTCTTTGAGAAATGGCCAATCTTGTCCCCTGATTTCTACCAAATTGATGCCCTTGATCTTGCCCCACTTTTGCTTGGAAAGTACCTCAGAAGAGACGATGTTGTTCTTCAGATAACTGAGGTGAATTACTATATCTATTTTTGTATTCCTGCAATCTTAGAACGGGATGccttaacacttttttttttggacttgATTTATAGGTGGAAGCTTATAGGCCAAATGATTCAGCTTGCCACGGTCGATTTGGCATGACAGCAAGAACAGCACCAGTTGTAAGTTTATTGTTATAGCCATTTAAGTGCTATCTGCTTTACCTGTTACTTGTGCAAATGAATGGAGCATGTTAATCGTGCCTGATTTTAGATAACTTTTATAGGATGAAACGACTATCTGCAGTCTTACTAATACATTTGGCCTTCGCTCCCCATCATTAAAATAAAGAATCTGTAATAATGAATCATTAACAGTCATAATTTTCTGCTTCTTTGATTGCTCCATGTGGTAATTGTAAAATGGTCTGTGTTTACTTATAGTACTACAGAAGCATAATTGGATAGCCGGTTATTTACTTTGTAAAATGACACGATAGTGAGCAGTTAGTTTTAGGCTGAACTAAGCTTGTTCCCTGAAAAAGCAGCCTTGAAGTAAAACTGAGATAACTAAGATGTAAGCAATTACATAAGAATGAACGATTTCCAACCCCTAATACAAGGTGGATGCAAAACTTTATACCACTGTACTTTCCAAATGCCTAGATTGTGATCAGTTGCAAATTACGAAAATATGTTAATTATGAGTACCATGTGACCGTTGCTTCATGTTTTCAGATGCTGAATCAGTTGGGGgaataatgaacacaaaattcCTGACCTAATATCATGtcatcatcttttctttttgaggTTTCAGATCTCATTCCTTATAAGGATTGTGCAATTACAATAATACCAGGAAGGGTATGTTTCCAactgtccatttcccctttaaTGTAACTGCCTAAGGATTAAGCCATCCTTGCCTGCTAGTATCCTCTCGGCATTTAAGTGCAATGAAAGAGAACAAAAAAGATGGATGCATGTGGATGGAGGTCCAGAAGGGTGATAATCATAATTTATTAAGTAGACCTGCATACCAGAAGAGCAGAGCTTCTGATTTTGGACCATATAAAATGTCTTTGTGTGTAGGTGTTTGTGTTGGCTAAAGATTCAATTTCTGGTTCTTGGTTATCTTGTATTGTCTTAACAAATAATGCCATGACAAGGTAATAAGACTTGTTTTGTGTACTTAATAGTTTGCATTGGCTTGTGGATCAGATGCAATCATGAAAACTTATCCAATTTTAAGCTACTTTTGAGACTATAATTTTAAGTCTAGCAGATGTATTAGCAGTTTTCAGATGACCTATTCTTccaattaaattagggaccttGCAAGATAGGCCTTATTCTTTCTCAGTTCCTAGCCAACTTGATCTCTTTAACTTCAGAAATACAATAAATTGAAGATATTACTAGGGAAAATGCCTAACTCTAAGGTTTATTCCTTGTTCGTTTAGTGCTAACATATCCTGAAATATAAGATTGAATCCATTATCATATTTTACTGTGGCTTCTTTGCTGTAAATATCTTCTCTT is part of the Coffea eugenioides isolate CCC68of chromosome 6, Ceug_1.0, whole genome shotgun sequence genome and encodes:
- the LOC113774825 gene encoding DNA-3-methyladenine glycosylase — protein: MLFLQSKVFSRCLIRPTSSLQSKFPFSSSINSMKDTLIPKKLTKPIKKSTQKTTTATSIIKRKFKTIAKVNPRANPSSTIPESDFRDDDDDNDLNPSSSLSTFFEKWPILSPDFYQIDALDLAPLLLGKYLRRDDVVLQITEVEAYRPNDSACHGRFGMTARTAPVFGPGGHAYVYLCYGLHTMLNIVADREGAGAAVLIRSCAPISGLKTIQQRRGIVTEKPVLLTGPGKVGQALGISTDWSNHSLYTPGGLELLDGPRPEHVLVGPRVGIDYALPEHVNALWRFAIAGTPWISAPKITLRPR